The Amaranthus tricolor cultivar Red isolate AtriRed21 chromosome 14, ASM2621246v1, whole genome shotgun sequence DNA window catctcttctctcctcatTGACTGTCtctcattgtaaatttgattcatactagcataaaaacgaggaaaatttcttctaattgaagacattataaatgctggttgcatgccagttgcacttagatctcgtatgtgctgcctgatatccacagtcatcctatttactcttatttgaccatctacGTACATGAAGAACGGATGGTTATgtattcctttttcaccaggaaacactctaaccgtccaaggtctttcctttgggttacgactagttcctaaaatcataaatttacaccaaCCCCTACTTTTGGAACCTGGTCGGGgagcattgtctaagttatgcaaatcaacacttcttttatcgtaacggtgacatcttaagtacagactcactctagaacgcccttctttttttttatatgaagcacgtgtaaattgaaatccaattgttagtgctatctcattagcccaagtatgtaaatcatctacagaatcaaattctctatcggtaacaaatctatcagaataatctatattatctcctaaattttcaaagtcctgcaaataataattataataacattatcataatatatcaaaataatattaacttaaaaaataattatttctacaaaataattataataaaataccattattatagcacaacaatagattaaaataaattaatttaattaaacaaaataaattttataattcgaagttaaaaaaaaaaaataaatagaagtcgcacaaaatgtcaaataaaaaaaaaaaaaaaaaaaaaaaaaaaaaaaaatttgaagcaGTCGCacgaaccagtcgcacaaaacgtgcgactgccagtcgcacgttttgtgcgactggtttgtgcgactacgttcctattttttttttttttttttgcaaaaatcgaaccgattaattacttaccggaTCGTTATCATGCACGTCTTGGTATGCCATTGATGTTCGATCTAGAGTTCTAGCTTGTTTAACTTTACGTATTGTTtctagagagtttttagagagaaggtatcgtgtttgaattcgaatatactaccataaagcctctgaaaattcaatatatatataattccgataataatgtcattaagcgataacaatgttattaagtgccatttacatttcttaaacattttttaacttaagtggcatttttgtaattttttttaatctaggggtaatatggtaattttgttagaagggggggtggcgataaaatgaaaaaggtggcgacaaataataattcccTTTCAGAAATATGGACATTTGAATTCTCATTTGGGTCCCAAGTTTGAGACATGCAGGCTAACATAAATTCTGATGGTCCATTGTAGAGAATAAAATGATTACTCACATTATACTACAAGTTACCTCCAATTTAGGCTTGATTCTCCTTAATTAGACTCAAAcctataaaatataaaactttgagagtataaaatgatcatttaatattttaacatgATTTTATGAAGTGActtcaaattttaaatcaatttctaaaatcataatttataaaataatatgtttgccttggaaaaaaataaaatcaacccATAACGAAACCTGGTTTTTAAATACCAATAAACACTAATAT harbors:
- the LOC130799286 gene encoding uncharacterized protein LOC130799286; the encoded protein is MAYQDVHDNDPDFENLGDNIDYSDRFVTDREFDSVDDLHTWANEIALTIGFQFTRASYKKKEGRSRVSLYLRCHRYDKRSVDLHNLDNAPRPGSKSRVNEERRDGW